Proteins from a single region of Streptomyces sp. HUAS 15-9:
- the rsmD gene encoding 16S rRNA (guanine(966)-N(2))-methyltransferase RsmD, producing the protein MTRVIAGAAGGRRLAVPPGTGTRPTSDRAREGLFSTWQSLLGGPLDGERILDLYAGSGAVGLEALSRGASHTLLVEADARAARTVRENVRSLGLPGAEVRAGKAEQIIRTPAPAEPYDIVFLDPPYAVSDDDLREILLTLRTEGWLTEEALVTVERSTRGGEFRWPDGFEALRARRYGEGTFWYGRAASTCEDAR; encoded by the coding sequence ATGACCCGCGTGATCGCCGGCGCAGCCGGTGGACGCCGCCTGGCCGTTCCGCCAGGAACTGGCACCCGCCCCACGTCCGACCGTGCGCGCGAGGGTCTCTTCTCCACCTGGCAGTCCCTGCTCGGCGGCCCCCTGGACGGCGAGCGGATTCTGGATCTCTACGCCGGCTCCGGGGCCGTGGGCCTGGAGGCCCTCTCCCGCGGCGCGAGCCACACCCTGCTCGTCGAGGCCGACGCGCGGGCGGCCCGTACGGTCCGCGAGAACGTACGCAGCCTCGGCCTCCCCGGCGCCGAGGTCAGGGCGGGCAAAGCGGAACAGATCATCAGGACACCGGCGCCGGCCGAGCCGTACGACATCGTCTTCCTCGATCCTCCCTACGCCGTCTCGGACGACGATCTTCGCGAGATTCTGCTCACACTCCGCACGGAGGGGTGGCTCACGGAGGAAGCCCTCGTCACCGTGGAGCGCAGCACCAGAGGCGGCGAATTCCGCTGGCCGGACGGTTTCGAAGCGCTCCGGGCCCGTCGCTATGGCGAGGGAACGTTTTGGTACGGTCGCGCCGCCTCTACGTGCGAAGACGCACGATGA
- the coaD gene encoding pantetheine-phosphate adenylyltransferase, translating into MRRAVCPGSFDPITNGHLDIISRASRLYDEVYVAVMINKSKKGLFEIDQRIDLIRQVTAEYGNVRVEAFQGLLVDFCKQREIPAIVKGLRAVSDFDYELQMAQMNNGLSGVETLFVPTNPTYSFLSSSLVKEVATWGGDVSHLVPPVVLQALTERLKQD; encoded by the coding sequence GTGCGCCGCGCCGTCTGTCCCGGGTCGTTCGACCCCATCACCAACGGACACCTCGACATCATTTCCCGTGCCTCGCGCTTGTACGACGAGGTCTATGTGGCGGTCATGATCAACAAGTCCAAGAAGGGCCTGTTCGAGATCGACCAGCGGATCGACCTGATCCGCCAGGTCACCGCCGAGTACGGGAACGTCCGGGTCGAGGCCTTCCAGGGCCTCCTCGTGGACTTCTGCAAGCAGCGTGAGATCCCCGCCATCGTCAAGGGCCTGCGAGCCGTCAGCGACTTCGACTACGAGCTGCAGATGGCCCAGATGAACAACGGCCTCTCGGGCGTCGAGACCCTCTTCGTGCCCACCAACCCCACCTACAGCTTCCTGTCGTCCTCCCTGGTCAAGGAGGTCGCGACCTGGGGCGGCGACGTCTCCCACCTGGTCCCGCCGGTGGTCCTCCAGGCCCTCACCGAGCGCCTGAAGCAGGACTGA
- a CDS encoding acylphosphatase, giving the protein MSEDVRLVAWVRGRVQGVGFRWFTRAKALEIGGLSGFALNLGDGRVQVVAEGSREGCEGLLDWLQGNDTPGHVDGVTEIWDTPRGGYDGFAVR; this is encoded by the coding sequence ATGAGCGAGGATGTGCGACTGGTCGCCTGGGTACGTGGCCGCGTCCAAGGTGTGGGTTTCCGCTGGTTCACGCGGGCCAAGGCGCTGGAGATCGGCGGCCTGAGTGGTTTTGCTCTCAATTTGGGCGATGGACGGGTCCAGGTGGTCGCCGAGGGCTCGCGCGAGGGATGCGAGGGACTCCTCGACTGGCTCCAGGGCAACGACACGCCCGGGCATGTGGACGGTGTCACCGAGATCTGGGACACACCCCGCGGCGGCTACGACGGCTTCGCCGTCCGCTGA
- the rpmF gene encoding 50S ribosomal protein L32: MAVPKRKMSRSNTRHRRSQWKAAVPTLVACERCHEPKQQHIACPSCGTYNKRQVLEV; the protein is encoded by the coding sequence GTGGCTGTTCCGAAGCGGAAGATGTCGCGCAGCAACACGCGCCACCGCCGGTCGCAGTGGAAGGCTGCGGTCCCCACCCTGGTTGCGTGCGAGCGCTGCCACGAGCCCAAGCAGCAGCACATCGCGTGCCCGTCTTGCGGCACCTACAACAAGCGCCAGGTCCTCGAAGTCTGA
- a CDS encoding YceD family protein has translation MASNARLDHRNPLVFDTHELGRRPGALQRLTRTIDAPKDFGIKGVVGVPEGAPVELELRLESVMEGVLVTGTARAQAEGECVRCLEPLGYELEADFQEMFSYPDADDRGRVIAEPGDDAEDDEDRLFLEDGLFDLEPVLRDAVVLALPMQPVCQEDCPGLCAECGARLADDPDHHHDAVDIRWAALQGLAGSMKDGEKDEMSGADAEAGVDEKQEK, from the coding sequence ATGGCCTCTAACGCCCGCCTCGACCACCGCAACCCTCTCGTGTTCGACACGCACGAGCTGGGGAGGCGTCCTGGTGCGCTGCAGCGGCTGACCCGCACGATCGACGCTCCCAAGGACTTCGGTATCAAGGGAGTCGTCGGAGTGCCGGAAGGCGCCCCGGTGGAGCTCGAACTCCGACTCGAGTCGGTCATGGAAGGTGTGCTCGTCACAGGCACCGCCCGTGCACAGGCCGAGGGGGAGTGCGTAAGGTGTCTGGAGCCGCTCGGGTACGAGCTCGAAGCGGACTTCCAGGAGATGTTCTCGTACCCTGACGCCGACGACCGGGGCCGCGTGATCGCGGAGCCGGGCGACGACGCCGAGGACGACGAGGACAGGCTCTTCCTCGAGGACGGACTGTTCGACCTCGAACCGGTGCTGCGCGATGCGGTGGTGCTCGCACTGCCGATGCAGCCGGTGTGCCAGGAAGACTGCCCAGGACTGTGCGCCGAGTGCGGGGCACGCCTTGCGGACGACCCGGACCACCATCACGACGCCGTCGACATCCGTTGGGCGGCTTTGCAGGGACTCGCCGGTTCCATGAAGGACGGCGAGAAGGACGAGATGAGCGGCGCTGACGCGGAAGCGGGCGTCGACGAGAAGCAGGAGAAGTAG
- a CDS encoding flavodoxin family protein, which yields MTTPVVSIAYHSGYGHTAVLAEAVRAGAAEAGAEVHLIKVDEITDEQWAALDASDAIVFGSPTYMGTASGAFHVFAEASSKRWFGQDWKDKLAAGFTNSGSKSGDKLHTLQFFQILAAQHGMNWVNLGLHPGWNNSAGSEHDLNRLGVFAGAAAQTNVDEGPEAVHKADVATAEHLGRRVAETTRVFLQGRATAA from the coding sequence ATGACCACCCCTGTTGTCTCCATCGCCTACCACTCCGGCTACGGCCACACCGCCGTACTCGCCGAGGCCGTCCGCGCCGGAGCGGCCGAGGCCGGAGCCGAGGTGCACCTGATCAAGGTCGACGAGATCACCGACGAGCAGTGGGCGGCCCTCGACGCCTCCGACGCGATCGTCTTCGGCTCGCCGACCTATATGGGCACGGCGTCCGGCGCCTTCCACGTCTTCGCGGAGGCGTCCTCGAAGCGCTGGTTCGGACAGGACTGGAAGGACAAGCTCGCCGCCGGCTTCACCAACTCAGGGTCCAAGAGCGGCGACAAGCTGCACACCCTGCAGTTCTTCCAGATCCTCGCCGCCCAGCACGGCATGAACTGGGTCAACCTCGGCCTGCACCCGGGCTGGAACAACAGCGCCGGCTCCGAGCACGACCTCAACCGCCTCGGCGTCTTCGCCGGTGCGGCCGCGCAGACCAACGTCGACGAGGGCCCGGAGGCCGTGCACAAGGCGGACGTGGCGACGGCCGAGCACCTGGGTCGCCGGGTCGCCGAGACGACGAGGGTGTTCCTTCAGGGACGCGCGACGGCCGCCTGA
- the mutM gene encoding bifunctional DNA-formamidopyrimidine glycosylase/DNA-(apurinic or apyrimidinic site) lyase, with product MPELPEVEIVRRGLERWVAHRTVADAEVLHPRAVRRHVAGADDFAHRLKGRRIGIPSRRGKYLWLPLEDTDQSVLAHLGMSGQLLVQPHEAADEKHLRIRIRFADEVDTELRFVDQRTFGGLSLHDNTPEGLPSVIAHIARDPLDPLFDDEAFHQALRRKRTTIKRALLDQSLISGVGNIYADEALWRARVHYERPTAGFTRPRTAELLGHVRDVMNAALSVGGTSFDSLYVNVNGESGYFDRSLDAYGREGLPCKRCGTPMRRRPWMNRSSYFCPKCQRPPRVRAA from the coding sequence ATGCCCGAGTTGCCCGAGGTCGAGATCGTACGGCGTGGCCTGGAGCGGTGGGTCGCCCATCGCACCGTCGCCGACGCCGAGGTGCTCCACCCGCGCGCCGTACGCCGTCATGTGGCAGGTGCCGACGACTTCGCGCACCGTCTCAAGGGCCGTCGCATCGGCATCCCGAGCCGCCGTGGCAAGTACCTGTGGCTGCCCCTGGAGGACACGGACCAGTCCGTCCTGGCCCACCTCGGCATGAGCGGCCAGCTGCTGGTCCAGCCGCACGAGGCGGCGGACGAGAAGCACCTGCGCATCCGCATCCGCTTCGCGGACGAGGTGGACACGGAGCTGCGCTTCGTCGACCAACGCACCTTCGGCGGGCTGTCGTTGCACGACAACACCCCCGAGGGACTGCCCTCGGTCATCGCGCACATCGCCCGTGACCCCCTCGACCCGCTGTTCGACGACGAGGCCTTCCACCAGGCGCTGCGCCGCAAGCGGACCACCATCAAGCGGGCCCTGCTGGACCAGTCGTTGATCAGCGGAGTCGGCAACATCTACGCGGACGAGGCCCTGTGGCGGGCCCGGGTCCACTACGAGCGCCCGACCGCGGGCTTCACCCGCCCGCGCACCGCCGAACTCCTCGGCCATGTGCGGGACGTGATGAACGCGGCCCTGTCCGTCGGCGGCACCAGCTTCGACAGCCTGTACGTCAACGTCAACGGCGAGTCGGGCTACTTCGACCGCTCACTGGACGCGTACGGGCGTGAGGGCCTGCCGTGCAAGAGATGCGGCACCCCGATGCGCCGCCGCCCCTGGATGAACCGCTCCAGCTACTTCTGCCCGAAGTGCCAGCGGCCACCGCGTGTGCGGGCCGCCTGA
- the rnc gene encoding ribonuclease III — protein sequence MRGTVSSPKKAEDAKADPSAKKKTDSTASSHTLLEGRLGYRLESALLVRALTHRSYAYENGGLPTNERLEFLGDSVLGLVVTDTLYRTHPDLPEGQLAKLRAAVVNSRALAEVGRGLDLGSFIRLGRGEEGTGGRDKASILADTLEAVIGAVYLDQGLDSASELVHRLFDPLIEKSSNLGAGLDWKTSLQELTATEGLGVPEYLVTETGPDHEKTFTAAARVGGVSYGTGTGRSKKEAEQQAAESAWRSIRAAADERAMAAKEAKEALDSAMEAAGGDAVPPSASA from the coding sequence GTGAGAGGCACTGTGTCCAGTCCCAAGAAGGCGGAAGACGCCAAGGCGGACCCATCCGCCAAGAAGAAGACGGACAGCACGGCCTCGTCCCACACGCTTCTGGAAGGGCGGCTCGGCTACCGGCTCGAGTCCGCCCTTCTGGTGCGTGCGCTGACCCACCGCTCGTACGCGTACGAGAACGGCGGTCTGCCGACGAACGAGCGCCTGGAGTTCCTCGGGGACTCCGTGCTCGGCCTCGTCGTCACGGACACGCTGTACCGCACCCACCCCGACCTGCCCGAGGGCCAGCTGGCCAAGCTGCGGGCCGCGGTGGTGAACTCGCGTGCGCTCGCGGAGGTGGGCCGCGGTCTCGACCTGGGCTCCTTCATCCGGCTCGGCCGTGGTGAAGAGGGCACGGGCGGCCGGGACAAGGCGTCCATTCTGGCCGACACCCTGGAAGCGGTGATCGGCGCGGTCTATCTCGACCAGGGCCTCGACTCGGCGTCGGAGCTGGTGCACCGGCTCTTCGACCCGTTGATCGAGAAGTCCTCCAACCTCGGAGCCGGACTGGACTGGAAGACCAGTCTCCAGGAGCTCACCGCGACCGAGGGGCTCGGCGTGCCCGAGTACCTGGTCACGGAGACCGGCCCCGACCACGAGAAGACCTTCACTGCTGCCGCCCGCGTCGGAGGCGTCTCGTACGGCACCGGCACCGGCCGCAGCAAGAAGGAGGCGGAGCAGCAGGCCGCCGAGTCCGCCTGGCGGTCCATCCGGGCCGCGGCGGACGAGCGGGCCATGGCGGCAAAGGAGGCCAAGGAGGCCCTCGACTCCGCCATGGAGGCCGCCGGCGGCGACGCCGTACCGCCCTCCGCCTCCGCCTGA
- the recG gene encoding ATP-dependent DNA helicase RecG — MDLVPALQEPLKQPLKSVLGPATAKVMAEHLGLHSVGDLLHHYPRRYEERGQLTHLADLPMDEHVTVVAQVADARLHSFASAKAPRGKGQRLEVTITDGSGRLQLVFFGNGVHKPHKELLPGTRAMFAGKVSVFNRRLQLAHPAYELLKGDTEEAVETWAGALIPIYPATAKLESWKIGKAIQTVLLSAQEALDPLPDSLREGRGLVSLPEALLKIHRPHTKADIADARARLKWDEAFVLQIALARRRHADAQLPAVPRRPKSDGLLTAFDDRLPFTLTEGQQKVSKEIFDDLATEHPMHRLLQGEVGSGKTMVALRAMLAVVDAGGQAAMLAPTEVLAQQHHRSVVEMMGELAEGGMLGGAEQATKVVLLTGSMGAAARRQALLDLVTGEAGIVIGTHALIEDKVRFHDLGLVVVDEQHRFGVEQRDALRGKAHSQGERRTPHLLVMTATPIPRTVAMTVFGDLETSVLDQLPAGRSPIASHVVPAADKPHFLARAWERVREEVAGGHQAYVVCPRIGDEDVDPKKKSPEDEAEKRPPLAVLDVADQLAKGPLTGLKVEVLHGRMHPDDKDAVMRRFAAGETDVLVATTVIEVGVNVPNATVMVIMDADRFGVSQLHQLRGRVGRGSAPGLCLLVTEMPEASAARQRLGAVAATLDGFELSRIDLEQRREGDVLGQAQSGARTSLRVLAVIEDEEIIAEAREEAASVVAADPDLERLPGLRTALDALLDDEREQYLEKG, encoded by the coding sequence ATGGATCTCGTGCCCGCACTGCAAGAACCACTGAAACAGCCACTGAAGTCAGTGCTCGGCCCCGCCACCGCGAAGGTGATGGCCGAGCATCTCGGCCTGCACTCCGTCGGCGACCTCCTGCACCACTACCCGCGCAGATACGAGGAGCGCGGCCAGCTCACCCACCTCGCCGACCTCCCCATGGACGAGCACGTCACGGTGGTCGCCCAGGTCGCCGACGCCCGCCTGCACTCCTTCGCCTCCGCCAAGGCCCCGCGCGGCAAGGGCCAGCGCCTGGAAGTCACCATCACGGACGGCAGCGGCCGCCTCCAACTGGTCTTCTTCGGCAACGGCGTTCACAAGCCCCACAAGGAGCTTCTGCCGGGCACACGCGCGATGTTCGCGGGCAAGGTCTCCGTGTTCAACCGCCGGCTCCAACTGGCTCATCCGGCCTATGAATTGCTGAAGGGAGACACCGAGGAAGCGGTGGAGACCTGGGCCGGAGCCCTCATCCCCATCTACCCCGCCACCGCCAAGCTGGAGTCCTGGAAGATCGGCAAGGCGATCCAGACGGTGCTGCTCAGCGCCCAGGAGGCCCTCGACCCGCTGCCCGACTCCCTGCGTGAGGGCCGCGGCCTGGTCTCCCTCCCCGAGGCCCTCCTCAAGATCCACCGCCCGCACACCAAGGCGGACATCGCCGACGCCCGCGCCCGCCTCAAGTGGGACGAGGCCTTCGTCCTCCAGATCGCCCTGGCCCGCCGCCGCCACGCCGACGCCCAACTCCCGGCGGTGCCCCGCAGACCGAAGAGCGACGGCCTCCTCACGGCCTTCGACGACCGCCTCCCGTTCACCCTCACCGAGGGCCAGCAGAAGGTCTCCAAGGAAATCTTCGACGACCTGGCGACGGAGCATCCGATGCACCGCCTGCTGCAGGGCGAGGTCGGCAGCGGAAAGACGATGGTGGCCCTGCGCGCCATGCTCGCCGTCGTCGACGCCGGTGGTCAGGCCGCCATGCTCGCGCCCACCGAAGTGCTCGCCCAGCAGCATCACCGGTCGGTCGTCGAGATGATGGGGGAGCTCGCCGAGGGCGGCATGCTGGGCGGGGCCGAGCAGGCCACCAAGGTGGTGCTGCTCACCGGATCCATGGGAGCGGCCGCACGCCGGCAGGCGCTGCTCGATCTCGTCACCGGGGAGGCCGGGATCGTGATCGGCACGCACGCGCTGATCGAGGACAAGGTGCGGTTCCACGACCTGGGGCTCGTCGTGGTCGACGAGCAGCACCGGTTCGGGGTCGAGCAGCGCGACGCCCTGCGCGGCAAGGCGCACTCCCAGGGGGAAAGGCGGACGCCGCACCTGCTCGTCATGACCGCCACGCCCATTCCGCGCACGGTCGCGATGACCGTCTTCGGCGACCTGGAGACCTCGGTCCTGGACCAGCTCCCGGCGGGGCGCTCGCCGATCGCCAGCCATGTCGTCCCGGCCGCCGACAAGCCGCACTTCCTGGCCCGCGCCTGGGAGCGGGTCCGCGAAGAGGTGGCGGGCGGGCATCAGGCGTACGTCGTCTGCCCCCGGATCGGGGACGAGGACGTGGACCCCAAGAAGAAGTCCCCGGAGGACGAGGCCGAGAAGCGCCCGCCGCTCGCCGTCCTCGACGTGGCCGACCAGTTGGCCAAGGGCCCGCTCACCGGCCTGAAGGTGGAGGTGCTGCACGGCCGTATGCACCCCGACGACAAGGACGCCGTCATGCGCCGCTTCGCGGCCGGGGAGACCGACGTCCTGGTCGCCACGACGGTGATCGAGGTCGGCGTCAACGTGCCGAACGCCACCGTGATGGTGATCATGGACGCCGACCGGTTCGGTGTGTCCCAGCTCCACCAGCTGCGCGGCCGCGTCGGCCGTGGCTCCGCCCCCGGCCTGTGTCTCCTGGTCACCGAGATGCCCGAGGCCAGTGCGGCCCGTCAGCGGCTGGGCGCGGTCGCCGCCACCCTCGACGGCTTCGAGCTCTCCCGCATCGACCTGGAACAGCGCCGCGAGGGCGACGTCCTGGGCCAGGCCCAGTCGGGCGCCCGCACCTCCCTGCGGGTCCTGGCGGTCATCGAGGACGAGGAGATCATCGCCGAGGCCCGCGAGGAGGCGGCATCGGTCGTCGCGGCCGACCCGGACCTGGAGCGGCTGCCGGGCCTGCGCACGGCCCTTGACGCATTGTTGGACGACGAGAGGGAGCAGTACTTGGAAAAGGGCTGA
- a CDS encoding cell division initiation protein has translation MDVQKKLDEIVAMVSGARAMPMSASCVINRADLLAMLAEVREALPGSLAQAEELIGGREQMVEQARQEAERIIGQAHAERGSLISDTEVARRSQAEGDRILAEARKEAEDVRVEADDYVDSKLANFEVVLTKTLGSVGRGREKLLGTGPGLDEQGYEDEDAPERSHDPETLRRDADAYVDAKLGAFEAVLAKTLEAVGRGRQKLHGRIASDDLGALADDNTTFQHSSDSDYLADLAALAEQEEAAAEQSASPQQPVAQQYDQQPAYGYQQQDVYGGYQQQDYAQQDAYGYQQADPYAPAPGYAPAEGASFQGYDGGQAGYDQQQVPHQGQVPHQGQQGHQGYSLDETSLFDTSMITPEQLRAYERERGL, from the coding sequence GTGGACGTGCAGAAGAAGCTCGACGAGATCGTGGCCATGGTCTCCGGCGCCCGGGCCATGCCCATGTCGGCGTCGTGCGTGATCAACCGCGCCGACCTGCTCGCGATGCTCGCGGAGGTGCGCGAGGCCCTGCCCGGCTCCCTCGCGCAGGCCGAGGAGCTGATCGGCGGCCGCGAGCAGATGGTGGAGCAGGCCCGCCAGGAGGCCGAGCGGATCATCGGGCAGGCGCACGCCGAGCGCGGCTCGCTGATCTCGGACACCGAGGTCGCCCGCCGCTCCCAGGCCGAGGGCGACCGCATCCTGGCCGAGGCCCGCAAGGAGGCCGAGGACGTGCGCGTGGAGGCCGACGACTACGTCGATTCCAAGCTCGCCAACTTCGAGGTCGTCCTCACCAAGACCCTCGGCTCGGTCGGCCGCGGCCGCGAGAAGCTCCTCGGCACCGGCCCCGGCCTCGACGAGCAGGGCTACGAGGACGAGGACGCCCCCGAGCGCAGCCACGACCCGGAGACCCTGCGCCGCGACGCGGACGCCTATGTGGACGCGAAGCTGGGCGCCTTCGAGGCGGTCCTCGCCAAGACCCTGGAGGCCGTCGGCCGCGGCCGCCAGAAGCTGCACGGCCGGATCGCCTCCGACGACCTCGGCGCCCTCGCCGACGACAACACGACCTTCCAGCACTCCAGCGACTCCGACTACCTGGCCGACCTCGCGGCCCTCGCCGAGCAGGAGGAGGCCGCGGCCGAGCAGTCGGCGTCGCCGCAGCAGCCCGTGGCGCAGCAGTACGACCAGCAGCCGGCCTACGGCTATCAGCAGCAGGACGTCTACGGCGGCTACCAGCAGCAGGACTACGCCCAGCAGGACGCGTACGGCTATCAGCAGGCCGACCCGTACGCCCCCGCCCCCGGCTATGCCCCGGCGGAGGGCGCCTCCTTCCAGGGCTACGACGGCGGGCAGGCGGGCTACGACCAGCAGCAGGTCCCGCACCAGGGGCAGGTCCCGCACCAGGGGCAGCAGGGGCACCAGGGCTACTCGCTCGACGAGACCAGCCTCTTCGACACCAGCATGATCACGCCCGAGCAGCTGCGGGCCTACGAGCGGGAACGCGGCCTGTAG
- a CDS encoding winged helix-turn-helix transcriptional regulator, giving the protein MNSTGERTEEQDLAYDVFAKACPSRGTLEHVTGRWGGLTLGALHEGSMRFNELRRRVDGVSEKMLSQTLQALERDGLVHREAQPTNPPRVDYELTPLGHQIAERLLGLIHFVEDSMDNVLRARQEYDSRQP; this is encoded by the coding sequence ATGAACAGCACCGGGGAGCGCACGGAGGAGCAGGACCTCGCCTACGACGTGTTCGCCAAGGCCTGCCCGTCGCGGGGCACGCTGGAGCACGTCACGGGCCGCTGGGGCGGCCTCACGCTCGGCGCGCTGCACGAGGGCTCGATGCGCTTCAACGAACTGCGCCGCCGTGTCGACGGCGTGAGCGAGAAGATGCTGTCCCAGACCCTGCAGGCGCTGGAGCGCGACGGTCTGGTGCACCGCGAGGCACAGCCGACGAACCCACCGCGCGTGGACTACGAACTGACCCCCCTGGGCCATCAGATCGCCGAACGGCTGCTGGGCCTCATCCACTTCGTCGAGGACTCCATGGACAACGTCCTCCGGGCCCGCCAGGAGTACGACTCCCGGCAGCCGTGA